tgtagccaaagattatagggtcccctaggaaacacagAACATCACTGGTTTCTACCCTGTCACAGTAACTCGTTCATGGCATTTTCATTctttgtcatgtcaaacaacactgtattcaaagtgcccactattatttatattctaaactatagaattagaataaaCATATTTTCATGATTCCAAAAGTTCACCCAAAGTGTTTTGATCTaaatcgcaattgcaacattAAAAATAAGGCAGAGAATTTTTGCCCATatcgtggcagtgtggaaatgatctcaaatgatTGCAGGAAATGGGGAAATTGATGGAAATGCAGGAAATTATTTAAGTTGAAGTTGAATttaacagtataaaacaatcagaatggagagagacccattgaaatcatttagaatatactgtatgtgttgccaccctagggtcaAGCACTACTCACAAATTTAGAACTTTTATTAATGAATAACATCAAATACCGTCATACCAACAAAAATTTGAAAAATACCATGATATGATATCTTGGCCGTATCACCCAGCCctaagagttacctctgctgcagaggataagttcattagagttaccagcctcaaaaattgcaggccaaataaatgcttcacagagttcaagtaacagacacatctcaacatcaactgttcagaggagactgagtgaatcaggccttcatggttgaattgctgcaaagaaaccactactaaaggacactaagaagaaaatatttttttgtgcCAAGAAagacaagcaatggacattagacagatggaaatctgtcctttggtctgatgagtttgTTTTGGTCCAACCGCTGAGTCTTTGCAGAGTATGAGAACGGATgatatctgcatgtgtggttcccaccgggaagcatggaggaggaggtgtgatggcgtgtgggtgctttgctggtgacagaattcaaggtacacttaaccagcatggctacgacagatttctgcagcgatacaccatcccatctggtttgggcttagtgggactataatttgtttttcaacaggacaatgatccaacacaccaggctgtgtaagggctatttgatgaagaatgagagtgatggaatACTGCATCAGATAatctggcctccataatcacccaaactcaaccaaattgagatggtttgggatgagtttgaccgcagagtgaaggaaaagcagccaacaattgctcagcatatgtggcaactgcttcaagactgttggaaaagcattccaggtgaagctggttgagagaatgccaagagtgtgtaaagctctCAAGGGaaagggcggctactttgaagaatctaaaatatattttgatttgtttaacacttttttggttactacgtgattccatatgtgttatttcatagttttgatttcttcactattattcaacaatgtagaaaccCTTGAGTAGGTCTGttcaaactttggactggtacgaAATATGTATATAATTCATTTTCCATGAGTCTATTGGAAAAAATAATAGGATGTGTTGTCAAAACAAATGAATGCATTCAAAagtgaaaaaaaatattattaaaGGGTAAATTATTTTCATATTTATatgtaacggctgttggtggaagaaTGTGAGGatcaaagcacagcgtggtacgtgttcatgtttgtttattgacactgaacactgaacacaaaaataacaacgggaataaccgaaacagtcctgaaaggtaaaAAACACTCAACAGAAATCAACTACCCACaagacacaggtgggaaaaggctacctaagtatggttctcaatcagaggcaacgatcgacagctgtccctgattaagaaccataccaggccaaaacaaagaaatacaaacacatagaaaaagaacgtagaatgcccacccaaatcacacactgaccaacccaaaaatagagtcataaaaagctctctacggtcagggtgtgacacacacTTTGAACATTTTGAGATTTTGGGGCTTCGTCAAGCAACTAGttaccaacaacaaaaaaacaatttaCTATGATGTCTGTGTTTATTGTGGAGCCATGAAAAATTATCTATTTGGAATTATAGTAATGTGCAGCCAAACTGAAAATGTTGGCTCAGTAGTGCACTTTGTGATAAAATCACCAGATTTGGCTTAGAGGCAGATGTACATGTACTGTATCTACCCTGAAAATGTTTAGATATGGAGCAGTTTTGgtccataaatcaaatcaaattttatttgtcacatacacatggttagcagatgttagtgcaagtgtagcgaaatgcttgtgcttctagttccgacaatgcagtaataaccaacgagtaatctaacaattccaaaactactaccttataaacacaagtgtaaggggataaagaatatgtacataaagatatatgaatgagtgatggtacagagtggcataggcaagatacagtagatggtattgagtgcagtatatacatatgagatgagtatgtaaacaaagtggcatagttaaagtggctagtgatacatttattacataaggatgcagtagatgatatagagtacagtatatacgtatacatatcagatgaataatgtagggtatgtaaacattatattaggtagcattgtttaaagtggctagtgatatattttacatttcccatcaattctcattattaaagtggctggagttgagtcagtgtgttggcagcagccactcaatgttagtggtggctgtttaacagtctgatggccttgagacagaacctgtttttcagtctctcggtcccagctttgatacacctgtactgacctcaccttctggatgatagcggggtgaacaggcagtggctcgggtggttgttgtccttgatgatctttatggccttcctgtgacatcgggtggtgtaggtgtcctggagggcaggtagtttgcccccggtgatgcgttgtacagacctcactaccctctggagagcctgacggttgtgggcggagcagttgccgtaccaggcggtgatacagcccaacaggatgctctcgattgtgcatctgtagaagtttgagtgcttttggtgataagtcaaatttcttcagcctcctgaggttgaagaggcgctgctgcgccttcttcacaatgctgtctgtgtgggtggaccaattcagtttgtctgtgatgtgtacaccgaggaacttaaaacttactaccctctccactactgttccatcaatgtagataggggggtgttccctcaagtccacaatcatctccttagttttgttgacgttgagtgtgaggttattttcctgacaccacactccgagggccctcacctcctccctgtctcgtcgttgttggtaatcaagcctaccactgtcatgtcatccacaaacttgatgattgagttggaggcgtgcgtggccacgcagtcgtgggtgaacagggagtacaggagagggctcagaacgcacccttgtggggccccagtgttgaggatcagcggggtggagatgttgttacctaccctcaccacctgggggcggcccgtcaggaagtccagtacccagttgcacagggcggggtcgagacccagggtctcgagcttgatgacgagtttggagggtactatggtgttaaatgctgagctgtagtcgatgaacagcattctcacataggtattagggcagtatgcagtgtggttgagattgcatcgtctgtggacctatttgggcgctaagcaaattggagtgggtctagggtgtcaggtagggtggaggtgatatggtccttgactagtctctcaaagcacttcatgatgacggaagtgagtgctacggggcggtagtcgtttagctcagttaccttagctttcctgggaacaggaacaatggtggccctcttgaagcatgtgggaacagcagactgggataaggattgattgaatatgtccgtaaacacaccagccagctggtctgcgcatgctctgagggcacggctggggatgccgtctgggcctgcagccttgcgagggttaacacgtttttatgttttactcacctctgctgcagtgaatgagagtccgcatgttttggttgtgggccgtgtcagtggcactgtattgtcctcaaagcgggcaaaaaagttatttagtctgcctgggagcaagacatcctggtccgtgactgggttggttttctttttgtaatccatgattgactgtagaccctgccacatacctcttgtctgagccgttgaattgcgattctactttgtctctatactaaggcttagcttgtttgattgccatgcggagggaatagctacactgtttgtattcggtcatgtttccggtcaccttgccctgattaaaagcagtggtttgcgctttcagtttcacacgaatgctgccatcaatccacggtttctggttagggaatgttttaatcgttgctatgggaacgaaaTCTTCAATgcatgttctaatgaactcgctcaccgaatcatttgtcaatgttgttgtttgacgcaatacgaaacatatcgtATTGCTTAGGAGGTGTGGCAGCCtcctaaaaaaatgtaaatgtatttttagaTTCCAGTCAGTGTCTCTGTACCAAGTTGACTCATCTTTCAGATGGAATTGAATTGATAGCCTAGCATTACAATGTTAGAGTTAAAGTCTGATGGCACCGTTGCCCATATCGCCGGCCGTTCTTACTGTAGATTGTACCCATAAATCAGATTAGCTCAAACGCTCATTTCTCAGCCCGTTGAGTATCACAGACACACTTTTTTTTATATGAATAACAGAGCAATGATCATGTTGCTATGGATGAAATGTAGCAAAATAACTGTTAAAAACATGAAAAACATACAAAAGTGTTTTTAACAACAAATTGAACTAAAAGTGATTTAAAAGTGATTTACTTATTTTGGGGGAATAAAACCATTTCTGTGAATTACAAAAGTTTAATAAAATAACATGTTACTGCTTGACAGTGTCTCTTAATAATATGTGGTAAAAAAATGACCCATTTGGTGCTTTTAAGATTAAAATGTGTTGCCACTTTTAGGGTTGTTATTTCTATTATCACTACTATGACTATAATAACAACAACTCATTATGACTGTGTAACTCTTCCAGTCCAGGAGAGGGTACTTCAGAAAGCTCATTATGACTGTGTAACTCTTCCAGTCCAGGAGAGGGTACTTCAGAAAGCTCATGTGTTGGAGATGCCTGGAGGACCTCTCATCCTCACTCTGAGAGACAGCCTGGAGCCTCCACCCACAACAGCCTCCCCAGTCAGCAGTCAGGAGGTGAGGCCAGACTATACAGTACAGCTGCACCTATATAGTGCATGCTTAGTCACTTAACTTGTTAGATAAAACATTTGTCTTCCATAATATGAGGTCAATATACACATTGTAATTGCATCCCAGTAAACACATATCGTGGATCTGCCTGTCAGGTAATGGCTTTATTAACCCTTTCAAATGAGGTCAAAATAGTCTGCATTGATTTTATTGCATGTTTGATTTTGTGATTTTATGTGATGTTATGATGAGTAAAATATACATCTACAATATGAGAAATGACAAGAACATATATTTTAGCCAAACGAATCTGTATTAAACTAAAATGGACAAATGCCAAACGAGTTGATAGATTTCTAATATAATCCAGACGCAGCTGTACGGTTGACCTACAATAATAAATGAATAATAAACGTAGATAAAGACAGACATAATAATCATTAACAGTGGAATTCCCCAGGATTTACACCTTTTATCTCTGACTCTAGAGTCACCAGTCCCTCccattccatccctccctccctgtccagaCATTGCCACCTGGTTTCCTAGAGCATGAACTCCATCTAGACTCCTACTTCCTGAGATACCTGAAGGAGAGCCCTGGGGCTGGAAGAGACCTGCAGCAGCAGCTGTCCTCTCTGGGCTGCTCTGTCCACCTCCATCCAGAGGACGGGAGGGCAGTGGTCAGAGGCTCAGGCCAAGCTGGGTCATGTGGAGATGGGGTTGGGGTGGGACCATGGAAGGTACAGGTCGAGAGACTGTTCAAACAGCTCCAGGAGCGGTACAAATACCACTATGAGGTAGACCCACGTAAGCTCCAGACTCTGCTGCAGAGCAGTACCCTGGGTTCGGAGGATGTGAGGGTTTACTGCGAGGCAGGGGAAGGGTTTGCGGTGGTGGTTGGGGAGGGGCCCGAGCTCCAGGCCAAGCTGAAGGAGCTGGAGGCCTTCCAGGGTCAGGGTCTGAGCTCCTGGAAGCAGGAGAAGATCAGCACCACCTGTCGTCTGGGACAGTCCAAGCTCCGGCTTCTAGGTGAAGTGATAGAGAAGGATCTAGTTGAGGTTGTTCCAGGGGTGAAGGTGACACGGGGTGACTCTGGCCAGCTGGAGCTGATGGGTTCAGCAAGTGATATCTGGACAGCCAGACAGTTAGTTACAGATAAGATCTCTCTGGTGCTGGAGCGGGTGGTGCCTGAGGTGTCCGTCCACCTCCTGTCCTTCCTGAGGGATGAGTATGGGAGGCCTGGGAACCTGAGCAGTCTGCTGGGGTTGAGACTCCATGTGGAGGTAGAGCTGGGGGACACAGAGCTccgtctgttctccctctcctctgggaAACTGGAGCAGGCTGAGAAGGACCTGCTGGGGGAGTTTGGGGAGGAGAAGATTGATGTGCCCAAAGGTGCCCTCCTGGTTGAACTGAAGTCTAAGCTTGAGACGAAGGTGAAGGAGATGAACCGAAGTAGACGCAGGGTGGTGGCCAGGTATGGTCCTGGGTGTAGAGTGCAGCTGCTGGGTCACCTGAAGCAGGTTCAGGAGCTCATGGAGGAGATTGGGGCCTTTCTGAAAGACCAGTCCAGTGTAAGAGTTGTGGGACATCCTCAACAGAACCATGGTGGCATAGACAGTGAAGCAGGTGCCGGACCAAGACCTAACGAGACGATCGCAGCCACCAGCTATCACCTCCAGGGTGGGCTGCAGGTAGTTGTTTTTCAGGGTGACATCACCAAGGAACGGGCAGACGCACTGGTGAACGCAGCCAATGAGTATCTGGATCACGCTGGGGGCGTGGCTGCAGCTCTGAGCCGGGCGGGGGGGCATGAAGTACAGCGGGCCAGCAGGGATCTGGTTAGGCAGATAGGGAGAGTACCCACAGGTACAGTGGTAGAGACTACAGGAGGGTGGCTGCCTTGTAAGATGCTGCTGCATGCAGTGGGACCAGTAGGGGGCAGTGCAGGTGGGAATGAGGGCCCTCTGCTGGAGAAGACAGTAAAGGCAGTCCTGGATCTGGCAGAGACCCTGGAGCTCCAGACCCTGGCCATGCCCTGCATCAGCTCGGGGATATTCGGCGTTCCTCTGAAGGTGTGTTCTGAGGCCATAGTCTCTGCAGTGAGGGACTTTGGGAGGGAACAGCACATCCTTACCAAGGTCACTCTGATTGATGTGAGTGGAGAGGCAGTGAGAGCCATGCAGGAGGCCTGTGATAGGCTGTTACAGGGGAAGAGGGAGTTTCCTGGATGGGAGAGAATGTCGagtaccaccactaccactacacatgCTCGTCAGAGAGACACCACTGCTGCCTCCACCAGGGGACCAGTGGCTCCAGAGGTCTGTGTCCAGGTGGAGATCATCCAGGGAACCATAGAGAaacaggaggtgagagagagacacactgacaTGGCCACAGCCTTGATTCAACAACATTCTGTGAATTATGTTGACTTCGAACTGACCCAATGTTCCCTTTCTCTTTTAcattttcttttcctttttctcttCCCCTTTTACTTGATTTATTTGTCGTCGtcccccccctctgtctttctgtctgtgtctgtctctctgaaggtGGATGCTCTGGTGTCACCCATGGTTGGTAGTGACCCTCTATCCTCCCGAGTGGGTAATGTCTTGTCTGAGGCAGCTGGACCGGTGCTGATGACAGCATTTCTGAGGGAATCCGGGGGACGGACTGCACCTGGTGACAATGTCCTGGTGGAGGGACTGTCTGGTCTCAGCTCTGGCCGTGTCTTCTTCCTCAGCTGTGCACACTGGGACAACAATCCCCAAGGACCAgctgtacaggtgtgtgtgtgtgtgttatgaccTTTGAACCTCCATTAACCCTTGACCTCTGGTCCTCTCTCAGGCTCTGATGCAGGGTGTGAGGAAAATCCTGACTGCTTGTGAGAACCGGGGCTTCCGTTCCGTTGCCTTCCCTGTAGTTGGAACTGGTGAGGTTCTCCAGTTCCCTCACAACGTGGCAACGCAGGTTCTGCTAGAAGAGATCCGTAGGTATGAACAGAATCGAGCGAGCAGAACCCCCTTCCTTGTCCGCATTGTCGTCCATCCCAATGACAGAGATTCTACCAAGGTGAGCAGAGACTTTTAAAGGTCTCAAAGAATTAAACAAAATGTCCATTAACTTCAATATGTTTAAGCGAATCACATTGGAGATTATCTGAAGCCCTTATATCATACTGTGTAATATATCAataatggcagattttttaaCAATCACATTTCTTCATTGCAGCTTTTCAAACTACCCAGAATGCTTTGCATCTCAGAGGGTTCAAATTGGGCACTCGACCAGAGCAAGGTGAGTTACAACACTTCACTCCCACCTTTAAATCAAATACATTATTACGATATGATTGATCCATTTCAAGTTATAATTCtgaaccctccctatagacatcaggATTGTGCTGCTTGTTATAACCGGAGGAGGTAAAAGCAGTGCTGGAAACACCATCTTCGGACAAGATGATGtgttcctctcagacagttcctccacctcctcaacacagaaATGTAAAGCTCAGACCAAGAACATCAAAGGGAGAAACATCACCCTGATTGACACACCTGGATTCTTTGACACTGACATCCCTGAAGAGGAACTGAAACCTAAAATAGTTAAATGTATAACAGAATGTGCTCCAGGGCCACATGCCTTTCTCATTGTACTGAAAGTGGAACGGTATACAATCTATTCAAGACTGTAGCAAAAATCAAGGCATATTTTTCACCAGAGGCATTTAAATATGCCACAGTCCTCTTCACTCATGGTGTCCAACAGAATGATGAATTGAACAAGCTTGTGGAGAAATGTGGAGGCCGCTGTCACGTGATCGACAACAAATACTGGAACACCAATCAGCAGGGTCGGTACAGGAACAATCAGTACCAAGTAGCAGAGTTACTCAACACCATAGAGAAGATGGTGAGAGATAACGGAGGAGGGTTCTACACCAACGAGATGCTCCAAGAGGCAGAGAGATTAATACAAGCAGAGATGGAGAGTCTTAGGAAGGAGTCAACTGGCCAGATgtcagagaaagagatgggaaaaTAGGCTAAAGAAATAGTGAGAAATAAACTCCTGATCAAACTCTCAGGGACACTAACAGTTGTCTTTGGGACGTCCACAACAACAGGAGCAGTCAGAGGAGGGTCCGTAGGAGTTACTGCagcagaggaggcagagacagtacCGGAGGCTTTAAACTAAGGTTCTGAATGTGCAAGAAGAAAACCTTTTGAAAGGTTATAGTAACAGATAAACCTGGAATCATTGGATAAAAAATGATGGAAAAGTATGATTCAACATCTGACTAACTATGTAGACATCAGTCAGTTAAATTCAACTGTGCAATAGCTTTTTGTCCCATTTTTTTCTTTCTGATTTGTTAAAAGCAGGCGACAGGGTTATGGTTAAACTGAATTAATATTACATTGTTCAATTTGAGGTTAAATTGTTTTTATGTTTAATGTACAAATTGACTAATTGAATTAATCATTTGAACCTGTGTTTAATGATTTGAAACGGTATTGAATAAATATGTCATTCAGTTCAATGTTTATATTTTCAGTTTCAATCGGGTAATTATTGCATTCATTGTCTGTGTATCAAGTTTATAAACCATCATTTCAAGTTAATCAAAGTTCAATATATTAAACTTCACAGATGCATTTAGATTCTGTTTTCAAGTTCAGTTCTCTAAATCAGTGCCATTTTTAGCATGCCAATCCTGGTGGGGCAAACAAACCAAAAAATGTTTTGATGCGTGCCAGCAAAGCCACGACACAACactgaacaaatcaaatcaaatgttatttgtcacatacacatggttagcagatgttaatgcgagtgtagcgaaatgcttgtgcttctagttccgacaatgcagtgataaccaacaagtaatctaactaacaattccaaaactactgtcttatacacagtgtaaggggataaagaatatgtacataaggatatatgaatgagtgaaggtacagagcagcatacagtagatggtatcgagtacagtatatacatatgagatgagtatgtagacaaagtaaacaaagtggcatagttaaagtggctagtgatacatgtattacataaggatgcagtcgatgatgtagagtacagtatatacgtatgcatatgagattaataatgtagggtaagtaacattatataaggt
The window above is part of the Oncorhynchus gorbuscha isolate QuinsamMale2020 ecotype Even-year linkage group LG21, OgorEven_v1.0, whole genome shotgun sequence genome. Proteins encoded here:
- the LOC124008114 gene encoding uncharacterized protein LOC124008114 isoform X5 produces the protein MPGGPLILTLRDSLEPPPTTASPVSSQESHQSLPFHPSLPVQTLPPGFLEHELHLDSYFLRYLKESPGAGRDLQQQLSSLGCSVHLHPEDGRAVVRGSGQAGSCGDGVGVGPWKVQVERLFKQLQERYKYHYEVDPRKLQTLLQSSTLGSEDVRVYCEAGEGFAVVVGEGPELQAKLKELEAFQGQGLSSWKQEKISTTCRLGQSKLRLLGEVIEKDLVEVVPGVKVTRGDSGQLELMGSASDIWTARQLVTDKISLVLERVVPEVSVHLLSFLRDEYGRPGNLSSLLGLRLHVEVELGDTELRLFSLSSGKLEQAEKDLLGEFGEEKIDVPKGALLVELKSKLETKVKEMNRSRRRVVARYGPGCRVQLLGHLKQVQELMEEIGAFLKDQSSVRVVGHPQQNHGGIDSEAGAGPRPNETIAATSYHLQGGLQVVVFQGDITKERADALVNAANEYLDHAGGVAAALSRAGGHEVQRASRDLVRQIGRVPTGTVVETTGGWLPCKMLLHAVGPVGGSAGGNEGPLLEKTVKAVLDLAETLELQTLAMPCISSGIFGVPLKVCSEAIVSAVRDFGREQHILTKVTLIDVSGEAVRAMQEACDRLLQGKREFPGWERMSSTTTTTTHARQRDTTAASTRGPVAPEVCVQVEIIQGTIEKQEVDALVSPMVGSDPLSSRVGNVLSEAAGPVLMTAFLRESGGRTAPGDNVLVEGLSGLSSGRVFFLSCAHWDNNPQGPAVQALMQGVRKILTACENRGFRSVAFPVVGTGEVLQFPHNVATQVLLEEIRRYEQNRASRTPFLVRIVVHPNDRDSTKLFKLPRMLCISEGSNWALDQSKTSGLCCLL
- the LOC124008114 gene encoding uncharacterized protein LOC124008114 isoform X1; the encoded protein is MEGYKYPVFFEVPSLDPAQKEKLEKYFQVRRKSGGGDCGPIDNVGDNVYKIAFIDRTVQERVLQKAHYDCVTLPVQERVLQKAHVLEMPGGPLILTLRDSLEPPPTTASPVSSQESHQSLPFHPSLPVQTLPPGFLEHELHLDSYFLRYLKESPGAGRDLQQQLSSLGCSVHLHPEDGRAVVRGSGQAGSCGDGVGVGPWKVQVERLFKQLQERYKYHYEVDPRKLQTLLQSSTLGSEDVRVYCEAGEGFAVVVGEGPELQAKLKELEAFQGQGLSSWKQEKISTTCRLGQSKLRLLGEVIEKDLVEVVPGVKVTRGDSGQLELMGSASDIWTARQLVTDKISLVLERVVPEVSVHLLSFLRDEYGRPGNLSSLLGLRLHVEVELGDTELRLFSLSSGKLEQAEKDLLGEFGEEKIDVPKGALLVELKSKLETKVKEMNRSRRRVVARYGPGCRVQLLGHLKQVQELMEEIGAFLKDQSSVRVVGHPQQNHGGIDSEAGAGPRPNETIAATSYHLQGGLQVVVFQGDITKERADALVNAANEYLDHAGGVAAALSRAGGHEVQRASRDLVRQIGRVPTGTVVETTGGWLPCKMLLHAVGPVGGSAGGNEGPLLEKTVKAVLDLAETLELQTLAMPCISSGIFGVPLKVCSEAIVSAVRDFGREQHILTKVTLIDVSGEAVRAMQEACDRLLQGKREFPGWERMSSTTTTTTHARQRDTTAASTRGPVAPEVCVQVEIIQGTIEKQEVDALVSPMVGSDPLSSRVGNVLSEAAGPVLMTAFLRESGGRTAPGDNVLVEGLSGLSSGRVFFLSCAHWDNNPQGPAVQALMQGVRKILTACENRGFRSVAFPVVGTGEVLQFPHNVATQVLLEEIRRYEQNRASRTPFLVRIVVHPNDRDSTKLFKLPRMLCISEGSNWALDQSKTSGLCCLL
- the LOC124008114 gene encoding uncharacterized protein LOC124008114 isoform X4, which encodes MEGYKYPVFFEVPSLDPAQKEKLEKYFQVRRKSGGGDCGPIDNVGDNVYKIAFIDRTVQERVLQKAHVLEMPGGPLILTLRDSLEPPPTTASPVSSQETLPPGFLEHELHLDSYFLRYLKESPGAGRDLQQQLSSLGCSVHLHPEDGRAVVRGSGQAGSCGDGVGVGPWKVQVERLFKQLQERYKYHYEVDPRKLQTLLQSSTLGSEDVRVYCEAGEGFAVVVGEGPELQAKLKELEAFQGQGLSSWKQEKISTTCRLGQSKLRLLGEVIEKDLVEVVPGVKVTRGDSGQLELMGSASDIWTARQLVTDKISLVLERVVPEVSVHLLSFLRDEYGRPGNLSSLLGLRLHVEVELGDTELRLFSLSSGKLEQAEKDLLGEFGEEKIDVPKGALLVELKSKLETKVKEMNRSRRRVVARYGPGCRVQLLGHLKQVQELMEEIGAFLKDQSSVRVVGHPQQNHGGIDSEAGAGPRPNETIAATSYHLQGGLQVVVFQGDITKERADALVNAANEYLDHAGGVAAALSRAGGHEVQRASRDLVRQIGRVPTGTVVETTGGWLPCKMLLHAVGPVGGSAGGNEGPLLEKTVKAVLDLAETLELQTLAMPCISSGIFGVPLKVCSEAIVSAVRDFGREQHILTKVTLIDVSGEAVRAMQEACDRLLQGKREFPGWERMSSTTTTTTHARQRDTTAASTRGPVAPEVCVQVEIIQGTIEKQEVDALVSPMVGSDPLSSRVGNVLSEAAGPVLMTAFLRESGGRTAPGDNVLVEGLSGLSSGRVFFLSCAHWDNNPQGPAVQALMQGVRKILTACENRGFRSVAFPVVGTGEVLQFPHNVATQVLLEEIRRYEQNRASRTPFLVRIVVHPNDRDSTKLFKLPRMLCISEGSNWALDQSKTSGLCCLL
- the LOC124008114 gene encoding uncharacterized protein LOC124008114 isoform X2, translated to MEGYKYPVFFEVPSLDPAQKEKLEKYFQVRRKSGGGDCGPIDNVGDNVYKIAFIDRTVQERVLQKAHYDCVTLPVQERVLQKAHVLEMPGGPLILTLRDSLEPPPTTASPVSSQETLPPGFLEHELHLDSYFLRYLKESPGAGRDLQQQLSSLGCSVHLHPEDGRAVVRGSGQAGSCGDGVGVGPWKVQVERLFKQLQERYKYHYEVDPRKLQTLLQSSTLGSEDVRVYCEAGEGFAVVVGEGPELQAKLKELEAFQGQGLSSWKQEKISTTCRLGQSKLRLLGEVIEKDLVEVVPGVKVTRGDSGQLELMGSASDIWTARQLVTDKISLVLERVVPEVSVHLLSFLRDEYGRPGNLSSLLGLRLHVEVELGDTELRLFSLSSGKLEQAEKDLLGEFGEEKIDVPKGALLVELKSKLETKVKEMNRSRRRVVARYGPGCRVQLLGHLKQVQELMEEIGAFLKDQSSVRVVGHPQQNHGGIDSEAGAGPRPNETIAATSYHLQGGLQVVVFQGDITKERADALVNAANEYLDHAGGVAAALSRAGGHEVQRASRDLVRQIGRVPTGTVVETTGGWLPCKMLLHAVGPVGGSAGGNEGPLLEKTVKAVLDLAETLELQTLAMPCISSGIFGVPLKVCSEAIVSAVRDFGREQHILTKVTLIDVSGEAVRAMQEACDRLLQGKREFPGWERMSSTTTTTTHARQRDTTAASTRGPVAPEVCVQVEIIQGTIEKQEVDALVSPMVGSDPLSSRVGNVLSEAAGPVLMTAFLRESGGRTAPGDNVLVEGLSGLSSGRVFFLSCAHWDNNPQGPAVQALMQGVRKILTACENRGFRSVAFPVVGTGEVLQFPHNVATQVLLEEIRRYEQNRASRTPFLVRIVVHPNDRDSTKLFKLPRMLCISEGSNWALDQSKTSGLCCLL
- the LOC124008114 gene encoding uncharacterized protein LOC124008114 isoform X3; the encoded protein is MEGYKYPVFFEVPSLDPAQKEKLEKYFQVRRKSGGGDCGPIDNVGDNVYKIAFIDRTVQERVLQKAHVLEMPGGPLILTLRDSLEPPPTTASPVSSQESHQSLPFHPSLPVQTLPPGFLEHELHLDSYFLRYLKESPGAGRDLQQQLSSLGCSVHLHPEDGRAVVRGSGQAGSCGDGVGVGPWKVQVERLFKQLQERYKYHYEVDPRKLQTLLQSSTLGSEDVRVYCEAGEGFAVVVGEGPELQAKLKELEAFQGQGLSSWKQEKISTTCRLGQSKLRLLGEVIEKDLVEVVPGVKVTRGDSGQLELMGSASDIWTARQLVTDKISLVLERVVPEVSVHLLSFLRDEYGRPGNLSSLLGLRLHVEVELGDTELRLFSLSSGKLEQAEKDLLGEFGEEKIDVPKGALLVELKSKLETKVKEMNRSRRRVVARYGPGCRVQLLGHLKQVQELMEEIGAFLKDQSSVRVVGHPQQNHGGIDSEAGAGPRPNETIAATSYHLQGGLQVVVFQGDITKERADALVNAANEYLDHAGGVAAALSRAGGHEVQRASRDLVRQIGRVPTGTVVETTGGWLPCKMLLHAVGPVGGSAGGNEGPLLEKTVKAVLDLAETLELQTLAMPCISSGIFGVPLKVCSEAIVSAVRDFGREQHILTKVTLIDVSGEAVRAMQEACDRLLQGKREFPGWERMSSTTTTTTHARQRDTTAASTRGPVAPEVCVQVEIIQGTIEKQEVDALVSPMVGSDPLSSRVGNVLSEAAGPVLMTAFLRESGGRTAPGDNVLVEGLSGLSSGRVFFLSCAHWDNNPQGPAVQALMQGVRKILTACENRGFRSVAFPVVGTGEVLQFPHNVATQVLLEEIRRYEQNRASRTPFLVRIVVHPNDRDSTKLFKLPRMLCISEGSNWALDQSKTSGLCCLL